CGCCGAAACCATGACGCTTGATAACCCCTTGGAACCCTTTTCCTTTAGAGATACCAGTAACGTCAACTTTTTCGCCCGCGTTGAAAATTGTAGCGGTAAACTCTTGCCCGACGTTGAACGGAGCCACATCGTCAACCCGTACCTCACGGAGATAACGTTGAGCTTCAACACCCGCTTTGGCAAAGTGACCTTTCAAAGGCTTCGACACTAACTTCTCTTTGACAATTTCTTCAAAGCCGATTTGAACAGCTTGGTAGCCATCAATTTCGACTGTTTTCACCTGAACCACCTTACATGGACCAGCCTGAAGAACTGTAACTGGTATGGCTCTTCCATCTTCAGTAAAGAGCTGAGTCATACCTATTTTTTTTCCGATTATTGACTTCATCCGAATGTACCCTCTTACACTTTTTTCCCGGGCTTCTCGAATTACAGCTTGATCTCGACTTCTACCCCGCTCGGCAAGTTCAACTTCATGAGCGCGTCGGTAGTTTTGGAAGTCGGATCCAGGATATCGATCAGCCGACTATGAGTCCGCATTTCAAACTGTTCTCTGGACGTCTTGTTGACATGAGGGCTTCTAATAACACAAAACTTCTCAATGCGAGTAGGCAAGGGAACCGGGCCAGCAACACTGGCACTTGTCCGCTTTGCCGTCGCAACGATCTCTTTCGCTGCAGCATCAAGCACTTTGTGATCATAAGCTTTGAGCTTGATCCGGATCTTTTGATTTGCCATTCTGTCCTCACACAAGACTAAGGCGGCAGCCTTAGCCTTTAACCTTTTCAATGATTTCTTTAGCGATATTCGTAGGCACTTCTTCGTAGTGATCAAACTGCATGGTATACGAAGCGCGTCCTTGAGTAGCACTGCGCAGATCGGTCGCATAGCCAAACATTTGCGCTAGCGGAACCTTCGCGTTAATGATCTTGGCGTTACCACGATCACCCATACCCTCAATACGACCACGGCGCGAGCTCAAATCGCCCATTACGTCACCCATGTAGTCCTCAGGAGTAACTACTTCTACGCCCATGATGGGCTCCAGCAGCGCTGGATTCGCCTTCTTGGTAGCTTCCTTGAAGCAGATACTCGCAGCAATCTTAAACGCCATTTCCGATGAGTCAACTTCATGGTAAGAACCGTCATAGACGGTAACTTTCACGTCAACAATCGGATAGCCCGCCATAATACCGCTGTCAAGCGCTTCTACGACACCCTTTTCAACCGCAGGAATGTATTCACGTGGAATAACCCCGCCAGTGATGGCGTTAACAAATTCAAAGCCTTCGCCTGGAGCTTTCGGCTCAACTTTCAAGTGAACATGGCCAAACTGACCCTTACCACCCGACTGCTTCGCGTACTTGTACTCGTGGTTGACCGCATTACGAATCGTTTCACGGTAAGCAACCTGAGGAGCACCAACGTTTGCTTCAACTTTAAATTCGCGCAACATACGATCGACAATGATTTCGAGGTGAAGCTCACCCATACCAGCAATAAGCGTCTGACCAGTCTCCTCGTTAGAGAAAACACGGAAAGTCGGGTCTTCTTGCGCCAGCTTTTGCAGAGCAACGCCCATCTTCTCCTGATCGACCTTTGTTTTCGGCTCAATCGCAACCGAAATTACCGGATCAGGGAATACCATTGACTCCAGAATTACCGGATGGTCAGGATCGCATAACGTATCGCCAGTGGTGGAATACTTCAAACCAACCGCAGCAGCGATATCGCCTGCATACACTTCTTTAATCTCTTCACGCTTATTCGCGTGCATTTTCAAAATACGACCAATCCGCTCTTTTTTGTCTTTTGTCGAGTTAATGACATACGAACCGCTTTGCATAATTCCCGAGTAAACTCGGAAGAAGGTCAGCGATCCAACAAATGGATCCGTCATAATTTTGAATGCCAGTGCTGAAAACGGCTCTTCATCAGATGCGTGGCGCTCAATTTCTGCTCCATCCATATCAAGTCCCTTAATCGCAGGGATGTCAAGTGGGCTTGGCATATAATCGATTACCGCATCCAAAAGGGTTTGAACCCCTTTGTTTTTGAACGATGAACCACACATTACCGGCGTAAACAGGAGGTTAATGGTTCCCTTACGGATAGCGTCTTTTACTTCTTCAAGTGAAAGCTCTTCTCCGCCCAGATATTTTTCTAGGAGGGTGTCATTAACATCAGCAACTGCTTCGAGAAGTTTTTCACGGTATTCGTCAGCTTTCGCCTGCATATCAGCAGGAATATCGATGACATCGTACATGGCGCCCATAGTCTCGTCATTCCAGACGATCCCCTTCATCTGCACCAAGTCGACAATACCTTTGAAATTCTCCTCAGATCCAATCGGAAGACATAGCGGAACCGGATTAGCCCCAAGGCGCTCGCGAATCATATTCACGCCACGGTAAAAATCGGCACCTATGCGATCCATCTTGTTAACAAACGCCAAACGGGGTACGTGGTACTTATCCGCTTGTCTCCAGACCGTTTCGGACTGGGGCTCAACACCACCAACAGAGCAGAACACGGCAACAGCCCCATCCAATACACGGAGGGAGCGTTCAACTTCTACGGTAAAGTCGACGTGACCTGGGGTATCGATGACGTTAACGCGGTTCTCTTTCCAGAAACAAGTTGTCGCAGCAGAAGTAATCGTGATCCCACGTTCCTTCTCTTGCTCCATCCAGTCCATGGTCGCCGCGCCGTCGTGTACTTCGCCAAGTTTGTGATTAACACCAGTGTAAAACAAAATCCGTTCTGTCGTCGTCGTCTTACCAGCATCAATGTGAGCCATGATGCCGATATTGCGAGTCTTTGCGAGTGAAATAGCGCGTGCCACAATCGTCTCCCTTTACCAGCGATAATGAGCAAAAGCTTTGTTCGCTTCAGCCATTCTGTGAGTATCTTCTTTTTTCTTCACCGACTCGCCAGTACTTTTTGCAGCATCAAGGATTTCCGCAGCTAATTTATCGACCATCCCTTTACCCTTACGCTTCTTTGAATACGCAATGATCCAACGAATACTCAGAGTTTCCTGACGGCGAGGAGCCACTTCGACAGGCACTTGATAGTTCGCCCCGCCAACACGGCGCGACTTAACTTCCAATGACGGCTTAACATTTTCCACCGCAGCATTAAACACATTCAGCGTCTCAGCTTCGCCAACCTTTTCAGTTA
This Chrysiogenes arsenatis DSM 11915 DNA region includes the following protein-coding sequences:
- the rplC gene encoding 50S ribosomal protein L3 produces the protein MKSIIGKKIGMTQLFTEDGRAIPVTVLQAGPCKVVQVKTVEIDGYQAVQIGFEEIVKEKLVSKPLKGHFAKAGVEAQRYLREVRVDDVAPFNVGQEFTATIFNAGEKVDVTGISKGKGFQGVIKRHGFGGGRATHGSTFHRAPGSIGMCATPSRTFKNKKMPGRMGGDQVTVEKLEVVKVMAEQNLILVKGAVPGAKGGIVEIRQALKG
- the rpsJ gene encoding 30S ribosomal protein S10, whose amino-acid sequence is MANQKIRIKLKAYDHKVLDAAAKEIVATAKRTSASVAGPVPLPTRIEKFCVIRSPHVNKTSREQFEMRTHSRLIDILDPTSKTTDALMKLNLPSGVEVEIKL
- the fusA gene encoding elongation factor G, which codes for MARAISLAKTRNIGIMAHIDAGKTTTTERILFYTGVNHKLGEVHDGAATMDWMEQEKERGITITSAATTCFWKENRVNVIDTPGHVDFTVEVERSLRVLDGAVAVFCSVGGVEPQSETVWRQADKYHVPRLAFVNKMDRIGADFYRGVNMIRERLGANPVPLCLPIGSEENFKGIVDLVQMKGIVWNDETMGAMYDVIDIPADMQAKADEYREKLLEAVADVNDTLLEKYLGGEELSLEEVKDAIRKGTINLLFTPVMCGSSFKNKGVQTLLDAVIDYMPSPLDIPAIKGLDMDGAEIERHASDEEPFSALAFKIMTDPFVGSLTFFRVYSGIMQSGSYVINSTKDKKERIGRILKMHANKREEIKEVYAGDIAAAVGLKYSTTGDTLCDPDHPVILESMVFPDPVISVAIEPKTKVDQEKMGVALQKLAQEDPTFRVFSNEETGQTLIAGMGELHLEIIVDRMLREFKVEANVGAPQVAYRETIRNAVNHEYKYAKQSGGKGQFGHVHLKVEPKAPGEGFEFVNAITGGVIPREYIPAVEKGVVEALDSGIMAGYPIVDVKVTVYDGSYHEVDSSEMAFKIAASICFKEATKKANPALLEPIMGVEVVTPEDYMGDVMGDLSSRRGRIEGMGDRGNAKIINAKVPLAQMFGYATDLRSATQGRASYTMQFDHYEEVPTNIAKEIIEKVKG
- the rpsG gene encoding 30S ribosomal protein S7, whose amino-acid sequence is MPRRRVPEKRPVLPDPLYGSVLVSKFVNRLMRDGKKSVAESILYGALAKLTEKVGEAETLNVFNAAVENVKPSLEVKSRRVGGANYQVPVEVAPRRQETLSIRWIIAYSKKRKGKGMVDKLAAEILDAAKSTGESVKKKEDTHRMAEANKAFAHYRW